A part of Streptomyces sp. DSM 40750 genomic DNA contains:
- a CDS encoding N-acetylmuramoyl-L-alanine amidase: protein MGTRRASKNSSGDVGGSPSGGKDSGRRIGRRALLIGTAVAAAGTALVARDELTRAWWRVPGVEKPRKEGEVDYAGAKWVAASDANWRLADRPDDFGIEMVIIHVTQGSFDSAVKVFRDPAHGAAAHYIVRKDGHVTQMIRELDVAYHAGNRDYNERSVGIEHEGFVERPEDFTDEMYEASARLTARVCARYDIPLDREHILGHVEVPGTDHTDPGEGWDWDRYMKLVRAAATAQTSTTA from the coding sequence GTGGGAACAAGACGGGCTTCGAAGAACAGTTCCGGGGACGTCGGCGGGAGTCCGTCCGGCGGCAAGGACTCGGGTCGGCGCATCGGCCGCCGGGCCCTGCTCATCGGCACGGCCGTGGCCGCCGCCGGCACCGCCCTGGTGGCCCGGGACGAGCTGACGCGCGCGTGGTGGCGCGTGCCCGGCGTCGAGAAGCCGCGCAAGGAGGGCGAGGTCGACTACGCCGGCGCGAAGTGGGTCGCGGCGTCGGACGCGAACTGGCGGCTGGCGGACCGGCCGGACGACTTCGGCATAGAGATGGTGATCATCCATGTCACCCAGGGCAGCTTCGACAGCGCCGTGAAGGTCTTCCGGGACCCGGCGCACGGCGCGGCCGCGCACTACATCGTCCGCAAGGACGGCCACGTCACGCAGATGATCCGCGAGCTGGACGTGGCGTACCACGCGGGCAACCGCGACTACAACGAGCGCAGTGTCGGCATCGAGCACGAGGGCTTCGTCGAGCGCCCCGAGGACTTCACCGACGAGATGTACGAGGCCTCCGCCCGCCTCACGGCCCGCGTCTGCGCCCGCTACGACATCCCCCTCGACCGCGAGCACATCCTCGGCCATGTCGAGGTCCCGGGCACGGACCACACGGACCCCGGTGAGGGCTGGGACTGGGACCGCTACATGAAGCTGGTGCGCGCGGCCGCCACCGCGCAGACCTCGACGACCGCCTGA